The following are from one region of the Equus przewalskii isolate Varuska chromosome 21, EquPr2, whole genome shotgun sequence genome:
- the MAPRE1 gene encoding microtubule-associated protein RP/EB family member 1 isoform X1, translated as MAVNVYSTSVTSDNLSRHDMLAWINESLQLNLTKIEQLCSGAAYCQFMDMLFPGSVALKKVKFQAKLEHEYIQNFKILQAGFKRMGVDKIIPVDKLVKGKFQDNFEFVQWFKKFFDANYDGKDYDPVAARQGQETAVAPSLVAPALNKPKKPLSSSSAAPQRPIAAHRTTATPKAGPGVVRKNPGVGNGDDEAAELMQQVNVLKLTVEDLEKERDFYFGKLRNIELICQENEGENNPVLQRIVDILYATDEGFVIPDEGGPQEEQEEY; from the exons ATGGCAGTGAACGTGTACTCAACGTCAGTCACCAGTGATAACCTAAGTCGACATGACATGCTGGCCTGGATCAATGAGTCTCTGCAGTTGAATCTGACAAAGATTGAACAGTTGTGCTCAG GGGCTGCCTATTGTCAGTTTATGGACATGCTGTTCCCAGGCTCTGTTGCCTTGAAGAAAGTGAAGTTCCAAGCAAAGCTTGAACACGAGTACATCCAGAACTTCAAAATCCTGCAGGCAGGTTTTAAGAGGATGGGTGTTGACAAA ATAATTCCTGTGGACAAATTAGTAAAAGGAAAGTTTCAGGATAATTTTGAATTCGTTCAGTGGTTCAAGAAGTTTTTTGATGCAAACTATGATGGAAAAGACTATGACCCTGTAGCTGCCAGACAAGGTCAAGAAACCGCAGTGGCTCCCTCCCTTGTTGCTCCAGCTCTGAACAAACCGAAGAAACCTCTCAGCTCTAGCAGTgcag cTCCACAGAGGCCCATTGCAGCACACAGAACTACAGCAACCCCTAAGGCTGGCCCGGGTGTGGTGCGAAAGAATCCTGGTGTGGGCAACGGGGATGACGAGGCAGCCGAACTGATGCAGCAG GTCAACGTATTGAAACTTACCGTCGAAGacttggagaaagagagagatttctacTTTGGAAAGCTAAGGAACATTGAATTGATATGCCAGGAGAACGAGGGGGAAAACAACCCTGTGTTACAGAGGATTGTGGACATTCTCTATGCCACAGAT gAAGGCTTTGTGATACCGGATGAAGGGGGCCCACAGGAGGAACAAGAAGAGTATTAA
- the MAPRE1 gene encoding microtubule-associated protein RP/EB family member 1 isoform X2, whose translation MDMLFPGSVALKKVKFQAKLEHEYIQNFKILQAGFKRMGVDKIIPVDKLVKGKFQDNFEFVQWFKKFFDANYDGKDYDPVAARQGQETAVAPSLVAPALNKPKKPLSSSSAAPQRPIAAHRTTATPKAGPGVVRKNPGVGNGDDEAAELMQQVNVLKLTVEDLEKERDFYFGKLRNIELICQENEGENNPVLQRIVDILYATDEGFVIPDEGGPQEEQEEY comes from the exons ATGGACATGCTGTTCCCAGGCTCTGTTGCCTTGAAGAAAGTGAAGTTCCAAGCAAAGCTTGAACACGAGTACATCCAGAACTTCAAAATCCTGCAGGCAGGTTTTAAGAGGATGGGTGTTGACAAA ATAATTCCTGTGGACAAATTAGTAAAAGGAAAGTTTCAGGATAATTTTGAATTCGTTCAGTGGTTCAAGAAGTTTTTTGATGCAAACTATGATGGAAAAGACTATGACCCTGTAGCTGCCAGACAAGGTCAAGAAACCGCAGTGGCTCCCTCCCTTGTTGCTCCAGCTCTGAACAAACCGAAGAAACCTCTCAGCTCTAGCAGTgcag cTCCACAGAGGCCCATTGCAGCACACAGAACTACAGCAACCCCTAAGGCTGGCCCGGGTGTGGTGCGAAAGAATCCTGGTGTGGGCAACGGGGATGACGAGGCAGCCGAACTGATGCAGCAG GTCAACGTATTGAAACTTACCGTCGAAGacttggagaaagagagagatttctacTTTGGAAAGCTAAGGAACATTGAATTGATATGCCAGGAGAACGAGGGGGAAAACAACCCTGTGTTACAGAGGATTGTGGACATTCTCTATGCCACAGAT gAAGGCTTTGTGATACCGGATGAAGGGGGCCCACAGGAGGAACAAGAAGAGTATTAA